From the genome of Natronincola ferrireducens:
CCACTGTCTACTTGACAGGGTGCAGTTCAAATCTTCAAAGGGTGCTTTTTATTAGTTTTCCGTATAATTTTCTAATTGCTTTAGTACTTCCTCTAACTCCTGAATATATCTTCCATACTCTCCCCAATTTCCTTCCCGCAAAGAACGGTTGGCATTTTCAAAGGCTTCATTAGCCTTCTGGATAAGACTTTCTACTGTATCTTCTATACCAGCATCAACTGGGGGTTGTGTAGGTTTTTCAGGTGTCTCTGTTTCCTCTTCTCCCTCCTCTTGGGATGGTGATGGAGAAGAAGTAGATTTTCCAAATATCCTTTCTAAAGCAAGGTCTAAGGTTTTTTCCATCACAACTTGATCACGATAGGCTACAATTACCTTTTTTACTTCTGGAAGGCTGTTTTGTGTAGCTGCCCTAATATATAGGGGTTCTACATATAAAATGGAATCCTCGATAGGGATAACTAACAGGTTTCCTCTAATTACCTGGGAGCCCCCCTCCCCCCAAAGGGTTAGGTTTTGAGATATTTGTGAATCTCCGTCGATTCTGTTCTCTATCTGCATTGGACCATAGATATTTTCATCCTTGGGCAATCTATAAAGAATTAATTCTCCATAATTTTCTGTATCATTTCTAGCCATGAGAATAGCTGTCATATTAGGCATTCTGTTGGGTGTATAGGGAACCGACAGGACAAACTCCTCTTTTGCCTTTCCAGGAAGCTTCATAATCATATATTGAGACTCTATTTCCTGTTCCCCTCCAGCATATTTTTCCTTTGCTATATTATAAACCTCTTCTCCTGCATAGAACATGGTTGGATTGGTAACATGATAGGTCTCATATACCTCTGCCTGTATGTCAAACAGTACTTGAGGGTATCTAATATGATTTTTTAACCCTTCTGGCATTTCCTCCATACTTTTGAAAAGCTGAGGGAATATATTACTGTAGGTTTTGATAACCGGATCCTCTTCATCGGAAATATAATAATTGGTATCACCATTATAGGCATCTACTACCACCTTTACAGAGTTTCTAATATAGTTGTTTCTTCCCCCCATATAGGGTGTGGCATAGGGATAGTTACCGGTGATGGTATAGCCATCGATGATCCAATATAGTTTTCCTTCCTTTATAACAATATAAGGATCATCATCATAATGGATAAAGGGAGCAATCTTGTTTACTCTATCTAATACATTTCTATGGCGGATGATTTTACTCTCCGATGTAATACTATTAGATATCAATAGCTTTAAGCTTCTCTCCTGTAGGGTGTATAATAGTCTGTTGAAACCTGCCAAAGGAATTCCTGCCGTCCCTTCATAGGTGGTCTCAGCACTGGACTCTCCTCCTAAGGGATAATCAAATTCCTTTTCCTTTGTGTTAATAACAATATAGTTATTGGTTAATTCTCCAAAATAAATTTCCGGCCTTTCAATGGTTATATCAACCGTGCTTACCGGGGGAATATTTCTAATCAATAGCTCAGGTTGCCCTTGACTAGTAACAGCGTTAACCGGAGATAAGGCAACCCCATATCCATGGGTGTACTTTAAATGCTGGTTAATCCAAGTTTTAGCATTATCACTTAATCTGGTTTGATCCAGCTCCCTAGGAGCTAAAAAGACCTGAGTATACTCTCCATTAATCATGTATCTATCGATATCTACGTCCAAAAACTGATAATAGGGTCGAATAGCCTGTAGTTGGTTATAGGATTCTATAGTAGGTCGATAATCATTGATTCTAATATTATTTATGGTTTCTTCATTATTTTGTAAATCTTCGGCAGTTAGGGTATTATTTACATCAAAATCTCTGATGGTGACATCCCCCAGTCCATAGGCCTTTCTTGTATAATTTATATTGTTTGCAATATAAGGTGTTTCTTTTGCAATAACATTGGGGTCTACCATCAGTTTTTCCACACCTATGGCTACGAAGTTTCCTAAAACGGTAACAACAATTAACATAGCCGGCACCACAAACGCCTTCTTCCAAGCCCTTTTGAAGTAACCGTAGATTAGGGCTACAGATGATAATAGGGCAATGACCATCTGTACCCTATAGAGAATCAAGGTTACATGGATGTCTGTATACCCAGCACCATATACGGCCCCTGTGGTGGAGTAAAGCAAATTATAGGCGGCAAGATAATGGTTTGCTGCTATAATGATAAAAAATAAAATTCCAATAACTGTTAGTTGTTTAATCCCTAGCTCAGTAAATCCCTTTATAAAGCTCTTATTCCATTTCGTTTCCTCTTCAGAGGTATAATAAGTAGGTTGCTTTATAACAAACATAATGACGTAAAAAATAAAGGTTACTAAAACCAAGGATACTAATAAGCCTATTAAAGCACTTAATAATTGTTCCAGTACGGGTAATTTAAAAATATAAAAAGAAATATCTTTTTGAAAAATTGGATCTGTTATAGCAAATTCTTCGGCATGGAAGTAGTTTAGAAGATTAAACCACAGCCTCCCTGCTGTTGATGAGGCGGTAATAAAGCCTAGAACAACAGAAGGTATGATAAGAATTTTATTGATCCTTTTTTCACTCAACCCTACTTCATAAACTTGTGTCTTTTTATAATAGTCCTTTTTTAAAACAATTAAGTAAACATAATAAAGTATAGTGGCTACAATAAAAACAGGT
Proteins encoded in this window:
- a CDS encoding UPF0182 family membrane protein, producing the protein MNKRKKILIASVSVAFFVFVMFFTEIINFIADYQWFSELGYEEVFLTKLKTQLTLGVPVFIVATILYYVYLIVLKKDYYKKTQVYEVGLSEKRINKILIIPSVVLGFITASSTAGRLWFNLLNYFHAEEFAITDPIFQKDISFYIFKLPVLEQLLSALIGLLVSLVLVTFIFYVIMFVIKQPTYYTSEEETKWNKSFIKGFTELGIKQLTVIGILFFIIIAANHYLAAYNLLYSTTGAVYGAGYTDIHVTLILYRVQMVIALLSSVALIYGYFKRAWKKAFVVPAMLIVVTVLGNFVAIGVEKLMVDPNVIAKETPYIANNINYTRKAYGLGDVTIRDFDVNNTLTAEDLQNNEETINNIRINDYRPTIESYNQLQAIRPYYQFLDVDIDRYMINGEYTQVFLAPRELDQTRLSDNAKTWINQHLKYTHGYGVALSPVNAVTSQGQPELLIRNIPPVSTVDITIERPEIYFGELTNNYIVINTKEKEFDYPLGGESSAETTYEGTAGIPLAGFNRLLYTLQERSLKLLISNSITSESKIIRHRNVLDRVNKIAPFIHYDDDPYIVIKEGKLYWIIDGYTITGNYPYATPYMGGRNNYIRNSVKVVVDAYNGDTNYYISDEEDPVIKTYSNIFPQLFKSMEEMPEGLKNHIRYPQVLFDIQAEVYETYHVTNPTMFYAGEEVYNIAKEKYAGGEQEIESQYMIMKLPGKAKEEFVLSVPYTPNRMPNMTAILMARNDTENYGELILYRLPKDENIYGPMQIENRIDGDSQISQNLTLWGEGGSQVIRGNLLVIPIEDSILYVEPLYIRAATQNSLPEVKKVIVAYRDQVVMEKTLDLALERIFGKSTSSPSPSQEEGEEETETPEKPTQPPVDAGIEDTVESLIQKANEAFENANRSLREGNWGEYGRYIQELEEVLKQLENYTEN